A stretch of Pseudolysobacter antarcticus DNA encodes these proteins:
- a CDS encoding DMT family transporter — protein MSVDAAALVDTSAPILLTPPRKARPLAGVLLAAFGAIAFSGKAIIVKLGYRYGADAVTLLALRMLVALPFFGLMALWTRRDVGRVRLDGSDRWRIIGLGFSGYYLASFLDFAGLEYITATLERLILYLTPTLVLLIGMLVFERRASRRQIIALLISYVGVAAAFSHDLHIGGADIALGSVLVFLSALSYSIYLVGSGQLVARVGAMRLTAYASSVACLFCIAQFLLTHSFVVLMNLAPNLYWLALLNGTVCTVLPVLTVMLAIARIGPALAAQIGMIGPVSTIIMSTLLLGEPMGLWQIIGTVLVMSGVFLVTLPKTA, from the coding sequence ATGAGTGTCGATGCGGCGGCGTTGGTCGATACGTCCGCCCCGATTTTGTTGACTCCACCGCGTAAGGCCCGTCCGCTGGCCGGCGTGCTGCTCGCGGCGTTCGGTGCGATTGCGTTTTCGGGCAAGGCGATCATCGTCAAGCTCGGTTATCGCTACGGCGCGGATGCCGTGACCTTGCTCGCTTTACGCATGCTGGTAGCGTTGCCATTCTTCGGCTTGATGGCGCTGTGGACACGTCGCGATGTTGGCCGCGTGCGGCTGGATGGCAGTGATCGCTGGCGAATCATCGGCCTCGGTTTTTCGGGATATTACCTTGCGAGTTTTCTCGACTTCGCTGGCCTTGAATACATTACTGCCACGCTTGAGCGGCTGATCCTGTATCTCACGCCGACGCTGGTTTTGCTGATCGGCATGCTCGTCTTCGAGCGTCGCGCGAGCCGGCGGCAGATCATCGCGTTGCTGATCAGTTATGTCGGCGTGGCCGCGGCGTTCTCGCACGATCTGCACATCGGCGGAGCGGATATCGCGCTCGGTAGTGTATTGGTATTTCTCAGTGCGTTGAGTTATTCGATTTATCTGGTCGGCAGCGGTCAACTGGTCGCGCGTGTCGGTGCGATGCGTCTCACTGCCTACGCGAGTAGCGTCGCGTGTCTGTTCTGCATCGCGCAGTTTCTGCTCACACATTCGTTCGTCGTGCTGATGAATCTGGCTCCCAATCTGTACTGGCTCGCCTTGCTTAATGGCACCGTATGTACGGTATTGCCGGTACTCACGGTCATGCTCGCGATCGCGCGGATTGGCCCCGCGCTGGCCGCGCAGATCGGCATGATCGGCCCGGTCTCGACGATCATCATGAGCACGCTGTTGCTCGGCGAACCGATGGGCCTCTGGCAAATCATCGGCACCGTGCTGGTGATGAGCGGGGTATTTCTCGTGACGTTACCGAAGACCGCTTGA
- the hutG gene encoding N-formylglutamate deformylase — MVNIYTLHRGTAPLLISLPHNGHDLPLDLRDRLTPTALRTPDTDWHVAQLYDFAHELGASMLVPRYSRYVVDLNRPPDGAAMYPGQSETGLCPTITFARKPIYQAGQEPTAAEIQTRVQTFWQPYHVALQDELARIKTAHGRAVLWEAHSIRSIVPMFFDGRLPDFNLGTANGTSCSPQLQARLAQVLEAQQAYSWVFNGRFKGGYITRQYANPNEGIDTVQLELAQLNYMDEDSFDYLATRATPTQSLIRKLLEAALQ, encoded by the coding sequence ATTGTGAACATTTATACTTTGCATCGCGGCACCGCGCCGCTGCTGATCAGCCTGCCGCACAACGGCCATGATCTGCCGCTGGATCTGCGCGATCGCCTCACGCCGACCGCACTGCGCACACCCGATACCGACTGGCATGTCGCGCAGTTGTACGACTTCGCCCACGAGCTCGGCGCGTCAATGCTGGTGCCGCGCTATTCACGTTATGTCGTTGACCTCAATCGTCCGCCGGACGGCGCAGCCATGTATCCTGGGCAGAGCGAAACCGGCCTGTGTCCGACGATCACGTTCGCGCGCAAGCCGATTTACCAAGCCGGGCAGGAACCGACTGCGGCAGAAATCCAGACGCGCGTGCAAACGTTCTGGCAACCGTATCACGTTGCCTTGCAGGACGAACTCGCGCGCATCAAGACGGCGCATGGCCGTGCGGTATTGTGGGAAGCGCATTCGATCCGCAGTATTGTGCCGATGTTTTTCGACGGGCGCTTGCCGGACTTTAATCTCGGCACCGCGAATGGTACGAGTTGTTCGCCGCAGTTGCAGGCGCGCCTCGCCCAAGTGCTGGAGGCACAGCAGGCGTATTCGTGGGTGTTCAACGGCCGCTTCAAGGGCGGTTACATCACGCGCCAATACGCGAATCCGAACGAAGGCATTGACACCGTGCAACTCGAACTCGCGCAATTGAATTACATGGACGAAGACAGTTTCGATTATCTCGCGACGCGTGCCACACCGACACAGAGCTTGATCCGCAAACTGCTGGAAGCCGCACTGCAATGA
- the gorA gene encoding glutathione-disulfide reductase, whose product MNTDNAHYDLIVLGAGSAGIATAMRAARHGARVALIERDVIGGTCVNVGCVPKKAMWFAAEMADLQPQLREAGFDSQLGALDWERFITLRNAYIERIHSAYRHRFADLKIEWIAAQARFIARDVIDIGTRQLRAPHIVIATGAKPQRADIPGGELGIDSNGFFALRAAPKRIAVIGGGYVAAELANVLHALGSDVELFVRGKHLLANFDHEIADALVVSMRSRGITVHLDTGIVSAIQDDGKYRLKLIDQKIAEGFDELLWAIGREPITHELDLDAVGVARDESGHVQVDEWQNTNQPGIYALGDVTPNIALTPVAVAAGRHLADRLFGGKVDAKLDFENVPTVVFTHPPLASIGLPEAEARTRHGDQVRIYRSNFLPMFYSLTGKTQRSLFKLICVGAEERIVGLHLLGLGVDEMLQGFAVAIKMGACKRDFDNTIAIHPTSAEEAVLMTEFTL is encoded by the coding sequence ATGAATACCGATAACGCGCATTACGATCTGATCGTGCTCGGCGCCGGTTCGGCTGGCATCGCCACCGCGATGCGTGCGGCGCGTCATGGCGCGCGCGTCGCCTTGATCGAGCGCGATGTGATCGGCGGCACCTGTGTCAATGTTGGTTGCGTGCCGAAGAAGGCGATGTGGTTCGCCGCCGAGATGGCCGATCTGCAACCGCAGTTGCGCGAGGCCGGATTCGACAGCCAGCTTGGTGCGCTCGACTGGGAACGTTTCATCACGTTGCGCAACGCGTACATCGAAAGAATCCACTCCGCGTATCGGCATCGGTTCGCCGATCTGAAAATCGAGTGGATCGCAGCGCAAGCGCGTTTCATCGCGCGCGATGTCATCGATATCGGCACACGACAATTGCGTGCCCCGCACATCGTCATCGCCACTGGCGCGAAGCCGCAGCGCGCTGATATTCCGGGCGGTGAACTCGGCATCGATTCCAACGGGTTTTTTGCCTTGCGTGCCGCGCCGAAACGCATTGCGGTGATCGGCGGCGGTTATGTCGCAGCCGAACTTGCCAATGTGCTGCACGCGCTCGGCAGCGATGTGGAATTGTTCGTGCGCGGCAAACATCTACTCGCAAATTTCGATCATGAAATCGCCGATGCGCTGGTGGTATCGATGCGCAGCCGCGGCATCACCGTGCATCTGGATACCGGCATCGTCAGTGCAATACAGGACGATGGAAAATATCGCTTGAAACTGATCGACCAGAAGATCGCCGAGGGTTTCGATGAGTTGCTCTGGGCGATCGGGCGCGAACCGATCACGCACGAACTCGACCTCGATGCGGTTGGTGTCGCGCGCGACGAGAGCGGGCATGTCCAGGTCGATGAATGGCAGAACACCAATCAGCCCGGAATCTACGCGCTCGGCGATGTCACGCCGAATATCGCGTTGACGCCGGTGGCGGTCGCGGCAGGCCGACATCTGGCGGATCGTTTGTTCGGCGGCAAGGTGGACGCAAAACTCGATTTCGAGAATGTGCCGACCGTGGTATTCACGCATCCACCGCTCGCCAGCATCGGCCTGCCCGAAGCCGAAGCACGCACGAGACATGGCGATCAGGTGCGTATCTACCGCAGCAATTTTCTGCCGATGTTCTATTCGCTTACCGGCAAGACGCAACGTTCGCTGTTCAAGCTGATCTGCGTCGGTGCGGAAGAACGCATCGTCGGTTTGCACCTGCTCGGACTCGGTGTCGATGAAATGCTGCAGGGCTTTGCGGTGGCGATAAAAATGGGCGCCTGCAAACGCGATTTCGACAATACTATTGCGATCCATCCGACCTCCGCCGAAGAGGCGGTACTGATGACCGAGTTTACATTGTGA
- a CDS encoding CocE/NonD family hydrolase, translated as MHLGKNFALAFLLVFSSLGFAAEASKTDAADVDFQWGVKVPLRDGVKLNATLYRPHTQKDALPCIFTLTPYIAQSYHDRAMYFAAHGFVFATIDVRGRGNSEGEFTPLLQEAKDGHDIVEWLAQQPYCNGKVSMWGGSYAGYDQWATAKEFPPHLASIVPVASPYAGIDFPRRNNIAYPYDVQWLTFTSGHASQDKIFGDGKFWTAKFSEVFLQHLAFNNIDKIIGNPSPIFQSWVQHPMRDAYWDSFNPTAAQLAKIDLPILTITGQYDGDQPGALMHYTEHMANASEHAKAQHYLIIGPWDHPGTRTPQAELGGLKFAAASVLDMNRLHEDWWNWTLKSGAKPAFLKNAVAYYVSVAEQWRYADTLAAVTAEQRPLYLGSAGTAADVFTAGSLQAEKSVSAKSDTYLYDPLDVSSAARDAVDVPNSLTDQRSVIADSGKQLVYHSAPFEYDTDLAGFFRFSAWMTLDQPDTDFHVVVYEIAADGSSVYLSDDQMRARYRESDRSAKPVPKNTLQKYDFDHFTFAARQIRKGSRLRLVISSMNSLFSEKNYNAGGVVGEETGKMRVPSRSSCITIRSMPACCIYRSPPPIISRRALSSIASRRSDEYR; from the coding sequence ATGCATCTGGGGAAAAATTTCGCGCTGGCGTTTTTGCTTGTTTTTTCATCGCTTGGGTTTGCTGCCGAGGCCAGCAAAACCGATGCTGCCGATGTGGATTTCCAGTGGGGTGTAAAGGTTCCGCTGCGTGATGGCGTGAAACTCAACGCCACCTTGTATCGTCCGCATACGCAGAAAGATGCGTTACCGTGCATCTTCACGCTGACGCCGTATATCGCGCAGAGTTATCACGATCGTGCGATGTATTTCGCCGCGCACGGTTTTGTTTTCGCCACGATTGACGTGCGCGGTCGCGGCAATTCGGAAGGCGAATTCACACCACTGCTGCAGGAAGCGAAAGACGGCCACGACATCGTCGAGTGGCTCGCGCAACAGCCGTATTGCAACGGCAAGGTCAGCATGTGGGGAGGCTCGTACGCAGGCTACGATCAATGGGCCACGGCGAAGGAATTTCCGCCGCATCTGGCGAGCATCGTGCCGGTCGCGTCGCCTTACGCCGGCATTGATTTTCCCCGCCGCAACAACATCGCTTATCCGTACGATGTGCAGTGGCTCACCTTCACCAGCGGCCATGCTTCGCAGGACAAGATTTTCGGTGATGGCAAATTCTGGACGGCCAAATTCAGCGAAGTTTTTCTGCAACATCTCGCGTTCAACAACATCGACAAGATCATTGGCAATCCGTCGCCGATCTTCCAGAGCTGGGTGCAGCATCCGATGCGCGATGCGTACTGGGACAGCTTCAATCCGACTGCCGCCCAACTGGCGAAAATCGATCTGCCGATCCTCACCATCACCGGTCAATACGATGGCGATCAACCCGGTGCGCTGATGCACTACACCGAGCATATGGCCAACGCCAGCGAACACGCGAAGGCGCAGCATTATCTGATCATCGGGCCGTGGGATCATCCCGGCACGCGCACGCCGCAAGCCGAGCTCGGCGGTTTGAAATTCGCCGCAGCGAGTGTGCTCGACATGAACAGACTGCACGAAGATTGGTGGAACTGGACGTTGAAAAGCGGCGCCAAACCAGCGTTCCTGAAAAACGCCGTTGCGTATTACGTGAGTGTCGCCGAGCAGTGGCGTTATGCCGATACGCTGGCCGCAGTCACCGCCGAACAGCGTCCGCTTTATCTCGGCAGCGCGGGAACTGCGGCAGACGTTTTTACCGCCGGTAGTCTGCAAGCCGAAAAGTCCGTTAGCGCGAAATCGGATACCTATTTGTACGATCCGCTCGACGTGAGTAGCGCCGCCCGCGATGCAGTCGATGTGCCGAATTCGCTGACCGACCAGCGCAGCGTGATCGCCGACAGTGGCAAACAACTCGTCTATCACAGCGCACCGTTCGAGTATGACACCGACCTCGCTGGATTTTTCCGGTTCTCCGCATGGATGACACTGGATCAACCGGACACCGATTTTCACGTCGTCGTATACGAAATCGCCGCCGATGGCAGCAGCGTTTACCTCAGCGACGATCAGATGCGTGCGCGTTATCGCGAGAGCGATCGTAGCGCCAAACCGGTGCCAAAAAATACCCTGCAGAAATACGACTTCGATCACTTCACGTTTGCCGCGCGGCAGATTCGCAAGGGCAGCCGCTTGCGCCTCGTCATCAGCTCGATGAACTCGCTGTTCAGCGAAAAGAACTACAACGCCGGTGGTGTCGTCGGCGAAGAAACCGGCAAGATGCGCGTACCGTCACGGTCAAGCTGTATCACGATACGCAGCATGCCAGCGTGCTGTATTTACCGATCGCCGCCGCCGATCATCTCGCGCCGGGCGCTGTCGTCAATAGCAAGCCGGCGTTCTGATGAATACCGATAA
- a CDS encoding NAD(P)/FAD-dependent oxidoreductase — protein sequence MNEKKFDVVILGGGVIGLACALYLLKAGRSVLVIEQGTPGCGSSHGNCGTITPSHATPLAMPGLTSTALRWMLQADAPLYIKPRFDLALLSWLLKFRQHCNWGDFRRITAIKAPLLMRSRELLEQLVVDENLACEFEKTGTMYVYRDEQALEKSQWLPQALSDVGVPIETIDGARARAIEPALNNSIVGGYLNPVDAHLRPDRYLAELTRCVLEHGGEIRDGTRISGFRSGTRHIDAVLTDRGEVCGREIILALGAWSPQFAKQLNLRLPIQPGKGYSVTYDRPEICPRIPLTLKERSICVTGWSSGYRLGSTMEFSGYDTQLNRTRLDALARGAAEYLHEPVGARISEEWYGWRPMTYDDLPILGRSLAHDNLTLATGHGMLGVTMSAVTGVLISELLCGQSPSLDLAPYSPARFK from the coding sequence ATGAACGAAAAAAAATTCGACGTGGTGATTCTCGGCGGTGGCGTGATCGGTTTGGCCTGCGCGCTTTATCTGCTCAAGGCCGGTCGCAGTGTGCTTGTGATCGAGCAGGGCACACCGGGCTGCGGTAGTTCGCACGGCAACTGCGGCACGATTACGCCGAGTCATGCTACACCGCTGGCGATGCCCGGACTGACTTCCACCGCGTTGCGCTGGATGCTGCAGGCCGATGCGCCGCTGTACATCAAGCCGCGCTTTGATCTTGCGCTGCTGTCGTGGTTGTTGAAGTTTCGCCAGCACTGCAACTGGGGGGATTTCCGCCGTATCACCGCGATCAAGGCGCCGCTGCTGATGCGTTCGCGCGAACTGCTCGAACAACTTGTTGTCGACGAAAATCTCGCTTGCGAATTCGAAAAAACCGGCACGATGTACGTGTATCGCGACGAGCAGGCGTTGGAGAAATCGCAATGGCTGCCGCAGGCGTTGAGCGATGTCGGAGTGCCGATTGAAACCATCGATGGCGCGCGTGCACGTGCTATCGAACCCGCGCTCAATAACAGCATCGTCGGCGGTTATCTCAATCCGGTCGATGCGCACCTGCGCCCGGATCGATACCTCGCTGAACTGACGCGATGCGTGCTTGAGCACGGCGGCGAGATTCGCGATGGAACCCGAATCAGCGGATTTCGCAGCGGCACGCGCCACATCGATGCGGTGCTCACCGACCGCGGCGAAGTCTGTGGTCGCGAGATAATCCTTGCGCTCGGTGCATGGTCGCCGCAATTCGCAAAACAATTGAATCTGCGCTTGCCGATCCAGCCCGGCAAAGGTTATTCGGTAACCTATGATCGGCCAGAAATCTGTCCGCGTATTCCGCTGACACTGAAGGAGCGCAGCATCTGCGTGACCGGCTGGAGCAGTGGTTATCGCCTCGGCAGCACGATGGAATTTTCCGGCTACGACACGCAACTCAACCGCACACGTCTTGATGCACTGGCGCGCGGCGCGGCGGAATATTTGCATGAGCCGGTCGGCGCTCGTATCAGCGAAGAATGGTATGGCTGGCGACCGATGACCTATGATGATCTGCCGATCTTGGGACGCAGTCTGGCGCATGACAATCTGACCTTGGCGACCGGGCACGGCATGCTTGGGGTGACGATGTCTGCGGTTACCGGCGTGCTGATCAGCGAGTTGCTTTGCGGTCAATCGCCATCGCTGGATCTGGCGCCTTACAGTCCAGCACGTTTCAAATAA
- a CDS encoding RNA recognition motif domain-containing protein produces MLTLSVRGLPRSTTEQSLTELLSRHGRVHNLKMAKDLFSGECRGFATVEMEGHEARNAIAAMDGSSVEGGQLRVGLDKPRVGRGGGRR; encoded by the coding sequence ATGCTGACACTTTCCGTGCGCGGTCTGCCGCGCTCCACTACCGAACAGTCTCTGACCGAACTGCTCTCACGTCATGGTCGGGTGCATAACCTGAAAATGGCCAAGGATTTGTTCTCCGGCGAATGCCGCGGTTTCGCCACCGTCGAAATGGAAGGGCATGAGGCGCGCAATGCGATCGCCGCCATGGACGGTTCCAGCGTCGAAGGCGGTCAATTGCGCGTCGGCCTCGACAAGCCGCGCGTTGGTCGCGGTGGCGGTCGCCGCTAA
- a CDS encoding cold-shock protein → MSDQLIGTVKWFNDEKGYGFISREGGSDLFVHFRSIVGTGRRGLVEGQKVRFTLGEGQKGPQAENVVPE, encoded by the coding sequence ATGTCAGATCAGCTGATTGGAACCGTGAAATGGTTCAACGATGAAAAAGGTTATGGGTTCATCAGTCGCGAAGGCGGCAGTGACCTGTTTGTGCACTTCCGCTCAATCGTAGGCACCGGCCGTCGTGGTCTGGTCGAAGGTCAGAAAGTGCGCTTCACCCTGGGCGAAGGCCAGAAAGGCCCACAAGCCGAAAACGTCGTTCCCGAATAA
- a CDS encoding ParB-like protein — protein MPKLHECDVADLRPTQITVGMFEVEDKRKMLAAFSKHERRDFLQAHAIPAVRGLDNKLYITDHHHLGRALFDDRFDSAFFLVEADLSALDETSFWQHMHQQQWAHPIDASGKRRDYASIPHHLEDLLDDPYRSLAGYVRNAGGYEKTPTPFAEFLWADFFRTRIMLDGSRGTFNRAVERSVSLAHSEAAHALPGYLPLAKS, from the coding sequence ATGCCAAAACTGCATGAATGCGATGTCGCCGATCTGCGCCCGACGCAGATCACGGTCGGCATGTTCGAGGTCGAGGACAAACGCAAGATGCTCGCGGCGTTCAGTAAACACGAGCGTCGCGATTTTCTCCAGGCGCATGCGATTCCGGCGGTGCGCGGTCTCGACAATAAGCTCTACATTACCGATCACCATCACCTCGGTCGGGCCTTGTTTGATGATCGCTTCGATAGCGCATTTTTTCTCGTCGAAGCCGATCTTTCAGCGCTTGATGAAACGAGTTTTTGGCAGCACATGCATCAGCAACAGTGGGCGCATCCGATCGACGCCAGCGGCAAGCGCCGTGATTACGCGAGCATTCCGCATCACCTGGAAGATCTGCTCGACGATCCGTATCGCAGTCTGGCCGGTTATGTACGCAACGCAGGTGGTTATGAAAAAACGCCTACGCCATTTGCCGAGTTTTTATGGGCGGATTTTTTCCGCACGCGGATCATGCTTGACGGTAGTCGTGGCACATTCAATCGCGCCGTCGAGCGCTCTGTGAGCTTGGCGCACAGCGAGGCGGCGCATGCTTTGCCGGGTTATTTGCCGCTCGCTAAAAGCTGA
- a CDS encoding FKBP-type peptidyl-prolyl cis-trans isomerase yields the protein MKAETNSVVSFHYSLTDEAGEPIENSHEREPMSILLGAGNIIPGLESAMTGREAGDRFDVTVTPEQAYGERRDGFTQRVPKKYFELAQRLKPGMTTLLKTQDGSQRMVVVMKIGQSVIDVDLNHPMAGKTLNFAVEILDVRVASEEEIAHGHAHAEGGHQH from the coding sequence ATGAAAGCCGAAACCAATTCCGTGGTGAGTTTCCATTATTCCCTGACCGACGAGGCCGGTGAACCGATCGAGAATTCGCACGAACGCGAACCGATGAGCATTCTTCTCGGTGCCGGCAATATTATTCCCGGGCTTGAGTCGGCGATGACCGGGCGTGAAGCTGGCGATCGATTCGACGTCACCGTGACACCCGAGCAAGCCTACGGCGAACGTCGCGACGGCTTCACCCAGCGGGTGCCGAAAAAATATTTCGAGCTGGCGCAACGCCTCAAGCCCGGCATGACCACGTTGCTGAAAACGCAGGACGGCAGTCAGCGCATGGTGGTGGTGATGAAAATCGGACAAAGTGTGATCGATGTCGACTTGAATCATCCGATGGCTGGCAAGACGCTGAATTTTGCGGTGGAAATTCTGGATGTGCGCGTGGCCAGCGAGGAAGAAATTGCGCATGGTCATGCGCATGCGGAAGGGGGCCATCAGCACTGA
- a CDS encoding C40 family peptidase: MSNALPIHRSLNFLLCLSLLLAACSQQRSKPTSTALPRFTAPAARQGVTAANNILFRAIGLVGTPYHYGGNTPETGFDCSGLVDFVFRDAAGVVLPRTVGDLADLQLPAVARNDLQAGDLIFFDTTSRHASHVGIYVGEDRFVHAPNEGGVVRLDYLSNVYWRQHYDSAKRIPL; this comes from the coding sequence ATGTCGAACGCCCTGCCCATCCATCGCTCACTGAATTTTTTGCTGTGCCTGAGTCTGTTGCTCGCGGCATGCTCGCAGCAGCGTAGCAAACCGACATCGACCGCGTTGCCGCGCTTCACCGCACCAGCGGCGCGCCAGGGCGTGACGGCGGCCAACAATATATTGTTCCGCGCCATCGGCTTGGTCGGCACGCCTTACCACTACGGCGGCAACACACCGGAAACCGGTTTCGATTGCAGTGGCCTGGTCGATTTTGTGTTCCGCGATGCCGCCGGCGTGGTGCTGCCGCGCACCGTGGGCGATCTGGCCGACCTGCAACTTCCCGCGGTCGCACGCAACGATTTACAGGCCGGCGATCTGATTTTTTTCGACACCACCAGCCGCCACGCATCGCACGTCGGCATCTACGTCGGCGAAGACCGTTTTGTGCATGCACCGAACGAAGGCGGCGTGGTCAGGCTGGATTATCTCAGCAACGTTTATTGGCGCCAGCATTACGACAGCGCCAAGCGCATTCCGTTGTGA